The following is a genomic window from Aeromonas sp. FDAARGOS 1405.
TCTCACCCCCTTGCCGGTAGGGAGCTGGCCTGCGCTCTCGGCCAGCAGGTCGGCCGCCCAGTGCAGGTAGTCCACCCGTCCCGGGATAGGCGGGCAGAGGTAACCGGCAGGCAAGTCCCAGTGGGCAATCCCGTAGTGATGGGCCAGCAGGGCGCGATTGAGGGTCTTCACTGCATCGGGATCGGCAAAATCGATTGTGCGGGTGCCGTAGTCATTGATAAAGACGTGGGCAGCCAATTCGGGAGTTCGCAGGCAGAGCGCCTCAAAGTCGTAACCCGCCTGATGGCGATTACGGGAGTGAAGTCCGGATTTACGGTCGCCCGACTTGGGGCCACCGGCTGATGGGATGCGGGGTTTCATGCTGAGCCTGCCGAAGAAAACGGGCCCACACTATAGTGATTTGACTCGGGAAAGTCTAAACGAGGGCAATAAAAAACCGGGCTATCGAGCCCGGTTCAAGTGAGGTTGGAAAAACAGTCCGTACTGCGAGCCGTTTGTCCAGCCTGACTCAGATATCGATCCGGCGAGCTTGCCAGAACTTGTTGCGCCAATATTGGCTATCCAACTTGGAGCGCGTCACACCGGCGCGGGTCGAGGCGTGGATGAATTCACCATTGCCGACATAGATACCAACGTGGTTGAGACGACGATTGATTTTGAAGAAGACCAGGTCACCCTCGACCAAATCCTGCTTGGAAACGCGCGTCCCTTCGTGGACTTGGGAGCGGGTATCGCGGGGTAATTCGATACCGACGGCATTGCGGAACACTTCACGGGCAAAGGCGGAACAGTCGATACCGCGCTGGCTGCTGCCACCCATCCGGTAAGGAACACCACGCCACTCTTTGTATACAGTCAGGATTTCATTCACATCGGGTGTCTGGGAAGCTTCCGGTTCGATGACAGGTTCAACCATGGAAACTTCGATCTTGCTCGCGACCTCGGGTTGGGGTGCCGAGGCACAACCCACCATTCCGAGCGCGACCAGCAGTAGCATCAGGTGGCGCAATCCTTTATCCCCGCTAAATAGTAAATCTTGTTAAAATACGGCCCCAAAGGGCAATTTATAAGGCAACAGCACCCGACTATATCCAAGAATTCTATCGAGGCAAGTGAAAATCCCTATCAAGCTCACATTTTTGCAAGAAAATGCACGATTTTTCATAATTAATGTGATCATGACCAAACAATATACAATCGCAAAAAGAGCCTTAGGCCTCATAGATAACTGGCTTTTATCCCTGCTTCAGCACCTTTTTAAAGTGAAAAATCATGATCGAAACCGATCTTTTTTTGTTAAAACCGGCCAGGGTATGCCAGGAGCTGCTTGCTCAATTGCCTGAATGGCTGTCAACCGATGAGCAGCATATCTGGCAAGCCATGACCCATCCTGAACGGCGTCAGGAATATCTGGTGAGCCGCGCCCTGTTGCGCCAGCTATTGGCCGAGCGGCTGCAACAACCCGCCGCCACTCTGCAATTTTGCAACGGCCCCCACGGCAAGCCCCGACTGCATGATGATGCTTGGCAGTTCAATCTGAGCCACAGTGGCAGCTGGCTGGTGCTGGCGCTCTGCCCGCAGGGGCCGCTTGGAGTGGATATAGAACTGGGCAAACGGCGGCGGCATCCCCTCCCCCTGGCCCGCCGCTTTTATGCACAGAGTGAATATGAGTGGCTCTGCGCACAGCCTGCTCAAGAGCAGGAGAGCGCCTTCTACCGGCTCTGGTCACGCAAGGAGGCGGTACTGAAAGCCCACGGTGGCGGCATAGCGGCGGGGCTGGAGAAGGTGCGGTTTCTCCCGGAGGAAGAATGGCGACTCGACAACCGGCTCGATGACACCCCTTATCAGGTACAGGATTGGCCCTTTGCCAGCGGCTGGCTAAGTCTCGCGGCGGCGGCAGCCCCTGTGACCTTTTACCGGCTGGATGAGCGCTTGAATTGCCACTCGCTTAACCCCATGTTACTCAACACCCTTTCTGAAGAGTCCAACTCATGATCGTCGACATTACTCCCCAGAATTTTCACGCTGAACTTATCGATGCGTCCATGAAGAAGCCGGTCGTCATCTATTTCCATGCTCCGCAGATGCCGGAGTGCCAGGGGATGACACCGCTGATCGAATCACTGGTTGGGCCCGCCAATGAGCAGGTCACCCTGGCCAAGGTGGATATGAACGATCCCCAGCTGCAACCGCTGGCCAGCCAGCTCGGCCTGCGCGCCCTGCCGGCGCTGGTGCTGTTCCATCAGGGTCGCCCTGACGAACAGGGGATCATCGAAGGGCCGCAGGATGAAGCCACCCTGCGCCAGTATTTCGCCGCTTTCGCCCCCAAAGAAGAGGAAGAGTTGCTGGCCAAGGGGCAACAAGCACTGGCTGACGAGCAGCCCAGCATCGCCTATGCCCATCTGACCAAGGCACACCAGCTGGCTCCTGAACGTCACGACATCAGCCTGTGGCTCATTCAAGCTGCGCTCGACCTCAACCTGCTGGATGAAGCGCAGGAGCGCCTCGGCACCATCCCGATGGCGGCGCAGGATGGCCACTTCCATACCCTGAGCTCACGACTGGCGCTGGCCCTGCAAGCGGCAGACAGCCCGGAGCTGCGCGCGCTGGAAGCCCGCCATGCAGAACAGCCTGATGATTTTGCCCTGACTCAGGAGCTGGCGGTGCAATACAACCAGGCTGGTCGTCAGGAAGAGGCGTTGGGACTACTGCTGGAGATCCTCAAGCGGGATTTGGCATTCGGCGATGCCAGAAAGACCTATCTCGATATTCTGGCGACCATGGGCAGCACACCGGCGGCACAGAGCTACCGTCGCAAACTCTATAGTCTGCTCTACTGATAGGAATCGAACTGGCTGGTAATGATGGGGGAGTGCCGGGAGACCGGCATGACCTCATGGGTCAAGTACGAAGAAGGTATTGTGGAAATAAGTTGCTGTGGGAATAGTGGAGATACGGTGAATTTCAGGCAAAAAAAAATGGCGCAAAACTGCGCCATTTTTTTCGCATGGATTACTTCTTGTAGGAAGTAGCCATGTTGTCGATGCGCTGGTTAGCACGCATAGCTTCTTGCTTGGCTTCGGCAACATCAGCAGCGATTTTGGACTGATCAGCACGAACTGCGCTAACATCTTGAGCCAGTTGGTCAACTTTGTTAGACAGATTCTGAACGGAAGTTTCCAGTTCGCTGGTGTTTGCACAACCGCCCAGCAGAGCGGACAGACCAACAACACCTACCAACAACAATTTTTTCATTTTTAAAGCTCCCTTGAACTCGCCAGACGTTTAGCAAGCGGCGTGATTATGGCACAAAAAAATAATACTTTGCATAGCCCTCACCACAGATAAATGCATTAAAACCCTCATTTTTTTTTGAATGAACAGTTTTTGTCCAGATTCGTCTAAAAAATGAGTGCCGTGTGGTGGGGGCACGGACAAAGGTTAACCAAATTTTTGCCTTATTACAATTTCGTATGAGGCTCAGGCTGTACGTTCTGACAACAATTGACGATATTGCACCAGATCCTCGATGGTCAGCACCGGCATCTGGTGCTTGCGACCGAACGCAACCAGGTCTGGCAGACGCGCCATCGAGCCATCTTCTTTGGTCAATTCACACAACACACCAAACGGTTTGAGGCCAGCCAGCTGCATCAGATCGACCGTCGCTTCGGTATGACCCCGGCGGGTAAGCACCCCACCGGTTCGCGCACGCAACGGGAAAACATGACCCGGACGGTGCAGATCACCCGGTTTGGCGCCGTCTGCGATGGCTGCACGGATAGTGGTGATGCGATCAGCCGCCGAGACACCGGTCGTGACCCCCTGCGCCGCTTCGATGGTCACGGTAAAGGCGGTCTGGTAGTGGCTGGAGTTGGCCTCCACCATCATCGGCAGTTCGAGCTGGCGAACCCGCTCGTCGGGCAGGCAGAGGCAGACGATGCCGGAGCACTCGCGGATCATCAGCGCCATCTGTTCATTGGTCATGGATTCGGCGGCGAAAATGAGGTCGCCCTCGTTCTCCCGATCTTCATCGTCGGCCACCAGCACGCCGCATCCGGCACGCAAGGCAGACAGGGCCGCTTCGACACGGGCAACGGGATCACCGAATTCACTGAGTAGAGACTGATTCATGGTAAAACTCCTAAACAAGACAAGGACCAGAATCAGGGCATGGAAAGGCAGACAGAGACGGGCATGCTGCGGCCAGCCCACAAGGGCCAACACGGCAAGGTCTGTCTTATCCTCTTTCATCCGGACTATGACCGTCGGCTCCGGCATCTCACCGGATCTGCTGACCCCGACCTGGCAATCAGCCAAGTCGGGCGCTCGCGGGCTCCCCGAGTCAATCGGGATACCGCCGGTGGGGAATTGCACCCCGCCCTGAGAATAAGCGCAGACAGCCTAAAGAAAAACGGTTGCAGATACCAGCCAAAATCCCCCGCAGGCTGAAAAGCGTTTCAACATTGCGCCCGGGATCCCGCTCTGCGGCCCGCTCGCCAGCGCGAAAGACCATGACTGGCGAATTTCTTTATGGCTCGGATCGGTTTATGGCATAGTTCCCGAAACAAAAAAACAGGGCCCGAAAAGAGAGCCTGAACAACGCAGCCGGCGCAGACAGCAGCGCCAACACCACAAACGGAAAATGACAGAGATGGAAAAGAAAATACTGCTCACGGATTGCCCGGATGCCAAAGGGCTCATCGCCAAGATCACCAACATCTGCTACAAGCACCAGCTCAACATCATCAAGAACGATGAGTTTGTGGATCACGAGAATGGCCGCTTCTTTATGCGTACCGAGCTGGAAGGCCGCTTCAACGACGAGACCCTGCTGGCCGACCTCGATGATGCCCTGCCCACCGGCGCCCAGCGCCGTCTGGTCAAGGCGGGCAAGAAGCGCATCGTCATCCTGGTGACCAAAGAGACTCACTGCCTCGGCGATATTCTGATGAAGAACTACGCGGGCGCGCTGGATATGGATATCGTTGCGGTGATCGGCAACTACGACACCCTGGCCGAGCTCACCGGCAAGTTCGATATCCCGTTCCACACCGTCAGTCACGAGGATCTGAGCCGGACCGAACATGAAGAGCAGGTACGCACCATCATCGACAGCTATGAGCCTGACTATGTGATCCTGGCCAAGTACATGCGGGTGCTGACCCCGAGCTTCGTTGAGGCCTATCCGCGCAAAATCCTCAACATCCACCACTCCTTTCTGCCCGCCTTCATCGGTGCCCGCCCCTACCGGCAGGCGTTTGATCGCGGCGTCAAGCTGATCGGCGCTACCGCCCACTTCGTGACCGACGATCTGGATGAAGGCCCCATCGTCGAACAGGACGTGATCCACGTCGGTCACGCCTTCAGTGCGGAGGACATGGCCAAGGCGGGTCGGGATGTGGAGAAATCGGTGCTGAGCCGCGCGCTGGAGCTGGTACTGAACGAGCGTGTGTTCGTCTACGGCAACAAGACGGTGGTCTTCAAGTAATCAGCTCACATGGCTCGTATACAAACACCAGAAACAACAACGGCTCCCATGGGAGCCGTTGTTGTTTCTGCGCCGAGTGTCAGAGCGGCTGATCGTTTACTGTCACCGCGCCCTTCTCCAGCTTCAGCTCGGAGGTCAGCGCTTGCTTATCGGCCTTCAGATAACCCATGAGGGTCAGCTGATCGAGCATGGGGGCCAATTGCGGTACCGCCTTGCCCAGCTTGTCGCTGAGGCTGGCATGCAGCACGCCGCTGAGGGCCTGCATCCCTGTGTCGCTGTTGAACAGCTGCTCCAGCGAGGTGGAGGCCAGCTTCACGTCCCCCTTCATGGTCACCACCTCACCGTTGAGCTTGGCGCTGAGATCGGCCAGTTCAAGGGTCGCGCCACGTTTGAGCATCTTATCCAGCGCCTGCTGAATAGCGGCATCTTCAACTCCCTTGCCACCAGCGGCCTGCAGCCCCTGATACCCTTCCAGATCCAGACCGTTGAGGTTGAGCGCCAACTTGCTGTCGGTCACCGCCAGGGTGTCGGTCTCGTTCTCCAGATCCAGCTTGGCAATGCTCATCTGATAGCTGCTGGAAAGAGTCTGGGCATCATCGCCGGTAAGACGGGTCTCGGTCGTCATCCCCTTCAGGGCAACCCGAACACTGTCAGGCAGTTGTACCGTGAGGGCGGAGAGACTCATCTCGCTCTGTGGAGAGAGAAAGACGCCGCTGATCTCGGCAACATCGGCACTCCCTTTCAGGTCGGCCAGCACCAAGTCCATCTTGCTCTGCTCTTCATGAACCGTCATCCCCTGCCAGGTCATGGTGAGGTGACCACTGCCCTCCAGATTGCCGTGAAACTCGCCGTTCAGAGGCAGGAAGCTGAACTCGTCCAGCCCCTGTTTTACCTTGAACTCATTGGCCCAGAATCGGCTGCTGTTGGCTTGGGTCCAGAGGCTGGTTGCCGACTCCAGACCAAGTTGCCACTGCTCCATGCCCAGTGCGGTGAAAACTGGCGCCAGGGTGCCATTATGGGTATCAAGCTGGAAGTGGCTCTTGATATAGAGCGGCAGGATCCGGCTCTTGACCAGCAGTTGTAACTCGATGGGCTGGCTGCCTTCCAGCTCGCTGTCGATGGAGGCCAGCTCCTCGGGCGTGATCACCACCTTCAGGATGCCATCACGGGTAAAGAGGTTACTGCTGCCCGGCAGCCACTGCATGTCGATGCCGGTTTCGTCCTCCACCTTGGCGATCTGCTCCGCCATGATGTTGTCGAAACTGCTGCCCGTGTACCAGCACGCGGCCAGACCACCACCAACCAGTGCCGTACCCACGGCGAGGGCCACTATCTTTTTCATATATCCATGTGTCTCCAGGGAGTTGTCACTGCACTCTACGGGGCGGACTCGGGACTAGGCAAGTCCAATCAGAGGAGGAGCCAACATTCTTGTGGCTCGTAATCACCTCACAGCAAGGGGCTGAAGAGATAGAAGATGTTCTCCATCGCTTTCTTGTACCAGGGGCGCGCCTGCCATTGGGCCAGGGTCATCGGGGTGGCTTCCGCCATATACCCCTGCACCAGCCGGGTCATCTGGGCCACGAAAGAAGGGTTGTCCACCAGCAAGGTCACCTCGAAGTTGAGCCAGAGGCTGCGCCGGTCGAGATTGACCGTGCCCACCAAAGCAAAGTCGTCATCTACCAGCACGCTCTTGGTATGGAGCAGGCCGGCATCGTAGCGATAGATCTCCACTCCCGCTTCCAGCAGCTCCTCCATAAAAGCGTTGCAGGCATAGTTGGCCATGATGGAGTCGTTACGTGCCGGCAATACCAGCTGCACCTGCACCCCACGCGCCGCAGCCGAACTGAGTGCGGCGGCCAGCGGATCGTCCGGGACAAAATAGGGGGTCGTCAGCACCAGATGGCTGCGCGCCTGGTAGATGGCCAGCAGCAGGCTCTGCTGAATACAGTCACCACCAACGAAAGGGCCTGACGGGATCAACTGGGCGCGGTAGTTGGTCTGGGGCCAGGCTTCCGGCTCATGCTGCAGACTGTCGAGCAGCCGCTCGCCGGTCTCCACCTCCCAGTCCCAGACGAAGATCGACCACATCAGCGGTACCATGGGACCTTGCACCCGGATCATGATGTCGACCCACTGGCCAACACCGGCATCCTGCTTGAAGAAACGCGGATCAACCATGTTCATGGAGCCGGTATAGCCCACCTTGTCGTCGATCACCACCAGCTTGCGGTGCATCCGTAAATCCTGCCGCTGGAACGGGATGCGCCAGGCGCCGACCGGCAGCACCTCCACCAGCTTGACCCCCGCCTTGCGCAGCTTTTTCGGCCACCCGGAGCGGAAGAAGTGCTTGCTACCCACCGAATCGAGCAACAAACGACAATCCACGCCGCGTAGCGCGACGTCCATTAGTGCCTCGCACACCTCGTCGGCATCACCGCCGGGGTGCCAGATATAGAACTCCAGATAGCAGGAGAGGGTAGAACGGCGAATATCCTGGGCAATCTCATGCAGGATCTGGTCAGGTTGGCTGAGCAGAGTCATCCGGTTGCCTGAGAGCATGGGCATAGCCAGCCGCCCCTGGATTAGATCGTGCAATGGTTGGGCCTTCTCCCCCACCTCGCAGCAATGCTGGGGGAAAAGGCGGGCCAACTGACGGATCCAGATAGCATAAGGGCGGTACATGGCCTGTGCCCGCTCGGCACGTCGACGCCCCAACTTGATTTCACCAAACAGCAAGTAAAAGCCGACACCGGCAAACGGAATGGCGTAGATCAGCGCCAGCCAGGCCAGCGACACCCCGATGGGGCGGCGCTTCATCACCACCCGAAACGACACACCCGCGACGATAACGGTATGAAAAAGCAGTAGCAGCCAGCCCAGAAAGCGGGAGAACAGCAGGTGAAGATCATGTTCCAGACCGTTTAGCAACGGTAACTCCTTCTCATCAACAAACAGTGGTCGGCAGATCCTGCCAGTCAGGAATGGTATGCTGTAAGGCAAATCCATTCTATCAGGTTGCCCCCATGATTCTGCAATCCATGCTGCTCAGCCTGGCCATGCTAGGTCAAGGCTCATATGACATCAATGAGCAGCAGATCAATCAGTACCTGCAATCCCAAGTGCAAGTCGACAAACAGCTGGAACTACCGGGCATCATCAAGGCCCATGTGAAGCTGGAGCAGAGCGATGTCCAGATTGGCCGTCAACAACCAGACACCGCCCGAGTCTATGGCAAGGGCAAGCTCAAGATCGCCCTGCCCGACAATACCGAATATGACGCCCGCCTGCAGATGACCTATGAGGCGAGGCCCCGCTATGACAAGAGTCAGAGCGCGCTGTTTCTCGACAACATGAAACTGGTGGAGTACAAGCTGGAACCGGAGGCGGCAGAGAGAAAGTTCGGCATGATGCTCGGCATGCTGCTGCAGAGCATGGAGAAGCGTCTTGAGAGCAAACCGGTTTACCGACTGGATGACAAGGATCCGCAACAAGCCTGGCTGAAAGAGAACCTGCTGGGGCTGGAGCTGTCACCGGGTAAAATCCACCTACTGACCAGACCCCGCTAGCCCGCTCAATTCAGGAGGGGCTGGGTGGTATCCCGTACCAGCAGCTCCACCTGATAACCCTGCTGCTGCTGTTGCTCATAAAGGGAGAAGAGTGACCCGCTCAATTGGGTGAGGGAGATATCGGCAAAACCGGCCTTGAGATAGAAGGGTTTCTCGAAAGGCAGTACCTGACAGACTACCGGTTTGTCCTCCAGGCCGTGACAGGCGTGCTGCAACAGCCGTGAACCCAATCCCAGCGACTGGTAGTGAGGCAACAGACGAAAGCCGCACAGATGATAAAACTCCTCCTCGTCCCGCAACCGAACTGCCCCTACCAGCCAGTGAGCATCACGTACGACAAAGACCCGCTCGGCCAGATCCGGCACATAGTGGGAAAAAGTCGTCTCGTAATAGTCCTTGATAAGGGAGAGATCGGCGTCACAGTACTCCTCGAAGATGAGTTCCATCGCCAGCATTCCTGACACAAAAATACCTTTATAATCAATTATAAAAATAGATAAAGACTAACTAGCCAGACCAGCTGACATAAGCAAGATAGCACGCATTTTGTTAACAAAAAAGCGAACATCCTAGAGCACTTCCATAAGGCGATTATGACCATTGGCTACCGGAAAGTTCCACCGTTTAGCTCTTCTCCTGGCCATACTCTGGCATCCCCCCATCCCTCGGCCAAATCCCCCTTCAACTTCACAACTCCCTGTTTGTACGCTTGTTCTGCACTCGCCATGGTGCTTTACTCAACATGATGATCCCTGGAAGGAGTGTGACGGTTGAAAGCATGGATGCTGGCAGGCCATATGTTGTTGATCCCCCTGAGCGGATGGAGCCAGACTCCCCCTCCCGCGGAGGTGATCTTCCTGACCGCCGCTCCCTCCCCCTTGCGTCCGAGCAAAGATGCCACACCAGCCCCACAACCCGACACCGCTCAAACGACAGCAGTCGCCACCAACGGCAAGAAGCAGATCCAGGTCTATAAATCGGTGCAACAGAACGGGGTGGTACGCTACTCCGACATGGCACCCGAACAGGGCCATTACGAGCTGCTGCTGTTCAACGACTGCTTCGCCTGCGATCCCAAATCCAGCGTCAACTGGCAGACCACAGGGCTGTTTCTCTATGACTATGCCAGCACCATCAAGGCGGCCGCCAAAACCTATCAAGTTGAGCCGGCGCTGATCCGGGCGC
Proteins encoded in this region:
- a CDS encoding C40 family peptidase; its protein translation is MLLLVALGMVGCASAPQPEVASKIEVSMVEPVIEPEASQTPDVNEILTVYKEWRGVPYRMGGSSQRGIDCSAFAREVFRNAVGIELPRDTRSQVHEGTRVSKQDLVEGDLVFFKINRRLNHVGIYVGNGEFIHASTRAGVTRSKLDSQYWRNKFWQARRIDI
- a CDS encoding 4'-phosphopantetheinyl transferase superfamily protein, coding for MIETDLFLLKPARVCQELLAQLPEWLSTDEQHIWQAMTHPERRQEYLVSRALLRQLLAERLQQPAATLQFCNGPHGKPRLHDDAWQFNLSHSGSWLVLALCPQGPLGVDIELGKRRRHPLPLARRFYAQSEYEWLCAQPAQEQESAFYRLWSRKEAVLKAHGGGIAAGLEKVRFLPEEEWRLDNRLDDTPYQVQDWPFASGWLSLAAAAAPVTFYRLDERLNCHSLNPMLLNTLSEESNS
- a CDS encoding tetratricopeptide repeat protein, which codes for MIVDITPQNFHAELIDASMKKPVVIYFHAPQMPECQGMTPLIESLVGPANEQVTLAKVDMNDPQLQPLASQLGLRALPALVLFHQGRPDEQGIIEGPQDEATLRQYFAAFAPKEEEELLAKGQQALADEQPSIAYAHLTKAHQLAPERHDISLWLIQAALDLNLLDEAQERLGTIPMAAQDGHFHTLSSRLALALQAADSPELRALEARHAEQPDDFALTQELAVQYNQAGRQEEALGLLLEILKRDLAFGDARKTYLDILATMGSTPAAQSYRRKLYSLLY
- a CDS encoding Lpp/OprI family alanine-zipper lipoprotein, translating into MKKLLLVGVVGLSALLGGCANTSELETSVQNLSNKVDQLAQDVSAVRADQSKIAADVAEAKQEAMRANQRIDNMATSYKK
- the ribB gene encoding 3,4-dihydroxy-2-butanone-4-phosphate synthase, producing MNQSLLSEFGDPVARVEAALSALRAGCGVLVADDEDRENEGDLIFAAESMTNEQMALMIRECSGIVCLCLPDERVRQLELPMMVEANSSHYQTAFTVTIEAAQGVTTGVSAADRITTIRAAIADGAKPGDLHRPGHVFPLRARTGGVLTRRGHTEATVDLMQLAGLKPFGVLCELTKEDGSMARLPDLVAFGRKHQMPVLTIEDLVQYRQLLSERTA
- the purU gene encoding formyltetrahydrofolate deformylase; protein product: MEKKILLTDCPDAKGLIAKITNICYKHQLNIIKNDEFVDHENGRFFMRTELEGRFNDETLLADLDDALPTGAQRRLVKAGKKRIVILVTKETHCLGDILMKNYAGALDMDIVAVIGNYDTLAELTGKFDIPFHTVSHEDLSRTEHEEQVRTIIDSYEPDYVILAKYMRVLTPSFVEAYPRKILNIHHSFLPAFIGARPYRQAFDRGVKLIGATAHFVTDDLDEGPIVEQDVIHVGHAFSAEDMAKAGRDVEKSVLSRALELVLNERVFVYGNKTVVFK
- a CDS encoding DUF945 family protein — encoded protein: MKKIVALAVGTALVGGGLAACWYTGSSFDNIMAEQIAKVEDETGIDMQWLPGSSNLFTRDGILKVVITPEELASIDSELEGSQPIELQLLVKSRILPLYIKSHFQLDTHNGTLAPVFTALGMEQWQLGLESATSLWTQANSSRFWANEFKVKQGLDEFSFLPLNGEFHGNLEGSGHLTMTWQGMTVHEEQSKMDLVLADLKGSADVAEISGVFLSPQSEMSLSALTVQLPDSVRVALKGMTTETRLTGDDAQTLSSSYQMSIAKLDLENETDTLAVTDSKLALNLNGLDLEGYQGLQAAGGKGVEDAAIQQALDKMLKRGATLELADLSAKLNGEVVTMKGDVKLASTSLEQLFNSDTGMQALSGVLHASLSDKLGKAVPQLAPMLDQLTLMGYLKADKQALTSELKLEKGAVTVNDQPL
- the cls gene encoding cardiolipin synthase; translation: MLNGLEHDLHLLFSRFLGWLLLLFHTVIVAGVSFRVVMKRRPIGVSLAWLALIYAIPFAGVGFYLLFGEIKLGRRRAERAQAMYRPYAIWIRQLARLFPQHCCEVGEKAQPLHDLIQGRLAMPMLSGNRMTLLSQPDQILHEIAQDIRRSTLSCYLEFYIWHPGGDADEVCEALMDVALRGVDCRLLLDSVGSKHFFRSGWPKKLRKAGVKLVEVLPVGAWRIPFQRQDLRMHRKLVVIDDKVGYTGSMNMVDPRFFKQDAGVGQWVDIMIRVQGPMVPLMWSIFVWDWEVETGERLLDSLQHEPEAWPQTNYRAQLIPSGPFVGGDCIQQSLLLAIYQARSHLVLTTPYFVPDDPLAAALSSAAARGVQVQLVLPARNDSIMANYACNAFMEELLEAGVEIYRYDAGLLHTKSVLVDDDFALVGTVNLDRRSLWLNFEVTLLVDNPSFVAQMTRLVQGYMAEATPMTLAQWQARPWYKKAMENIFYLFSPLL
- a CDS encoding DUF1439 domain-containing protein, producing MILQSMLLSLAMLGQGSYDINEQQINQYLQSQVQVDKQLELPGIIKAHVKLEQSDVQIGRQQPDTARVYGKGKLKIALPDNTEYDARLQMTYEARPRYDKSQSALFLDNMKLVEYKLEPEAAERKFGMMLGMLLQSMEKRLESKPVYRLDDKDPQQAWLKENLLGLELSPGKIHLLTRPR
- a CDS encoding GNAT family N-acetyltransferase; translation: MELIFEEYCDADLSLIKDYYETTFSHYVPDLAERVFVVRDAHWLVGAVRLRDEEEFYHLCGFRLLPHYQSLGLGSRLLQHACHGLEDKPVVCQVLPFEKPFYLKAGFADISLTQLSGSLFSLYEQQQQQGYQVELLVRDTTQPLLN
- a CDS encoding lytic transglycosylase domain-containing protein; protein product: MLAGHMLLIPLSGWSQTPPPAEVIFLTAAPSPLRPSKDATPAPQPDTAQTTAVATNGKKQIQVYKSVQQNGVVRYSDMAPEQGHYELLLFNDCFACDPKSSVNWQTTGLFLYDYASTIKAAAKTYQVEPALIRALIHAESAFNPLAVSRKGAMGLTQLMPATARELGVGNALLAEQNIFGGVKYLAGLLKQYDGNVALATAAYNAGAGAVQKHGGIPPYAETRAYVERVQLLHLRYKEMLQAKGL